The genomic region TGAACCGTGGTCCCGAACAGCGCACCGACAAGAAGCCGATGGTCTCGGACCTGCGCGAATCGGGCTCGATCGAGCAGGACGCCGACATGGTGATCCTGCTCCACCGCGAGGACGCCTACGAGAAGGAGTCCCCCCGCGCGGGCGAGGCCGACCTGATCGTTGCCAAGCACCGTAACGGCCCGACGGCGACCATCACCGTCGCCTTCCAGGGCCACTACTCGCGATTCGTCGACATGACGCGGGACTGACCAAGAAATCTCACCCGAGTTGTCGATTCGGTCGGGTCCCGCTCGACGCATGGGTGGAGGCTGAGAAACGGCCCCCTGATCGAGAGCCCGAGGAGCTGTTGGCGATGCGTTTCATGATGATCGTGCGGTCCGACGAGAAGACCGAGGCGGGCGAGCTGCCGAGCCGGGAACTGATCGAGGCGATGAGCCGCTACAACGAGGAGCTGGCCAAGGCCGGCGTCCTGCTGGCGATGGACGGGCTGCACCCCAGCTCGAAGGGGTTCCGGGTCTCCTTCGACGGCGCGGGGCGCAGCACGGTGACCGACGGGCCGTTCGCGGAGGCGAAGGAACTGATCGCCGGCTACTGGGTGATCCAGGTGAAGACCCCCGAGGAGGCCGTCGAGTGGGCCCGCCGGGTGCCGTACGGTGACGGTGGCGTGCTGGAGCTGCGGCAGGTCTTCGAGGCCACCGACTTCCCCGAGGAGGTCTTCACGCCCGAGGCCCGCGAGCGCGAGCAGGTGCTGATCGACGAGCTCAAGCGCAAGCAGGCGGACCACTAGCGGAAGCGGTTCCGCTGCGGGGTTGCGGTGGGTGGCGGGGCGTTGCTCTGATGGGCTGTTGTGACGAGCAGCGACCCCAACGCCACCGTGGCCGCCGTCTGGCGGATCGAGTCGCCGCGGCTGATCGCGGGGCTGACCGGGCTGACCCGGGACCTCGGGGTGGCCGAGGAGCTGGCCCAGGACGCGCTGGTGGCCGCGCTGGAGCAGTGGCCGGTGGAGGGCGTCCCGCGCAATCCGGGGGCCTGGCTGATGACCACCGCCAAGCGCCGGGCGATCGACCTGATCCGGCGCCGGGAGGTGCTGGCCCGCAAGCTCACCGAGCTCGGCCACGAGCTGGCCGTCACCGAACCGGAGCCAGGGCCCGAGCAACTGGTCGAGCGGGCCGACGGGATCGAGGACGACCTTCTGCGGCTGGTCTTCACCGCCTGCCACCCGGTGCTCTCCACCGAGGCCCGGGTGGCGCTCACCCTGCGGCTGCTCGGCGGGCTGACCACCGAGGAGATCGCCCGGGCCTTCCTGGTGCCGGAGTCGACGGTGGCGCAGCGGATCGTCCGGGCCAAGCGGACCCTGGCCAAGGCCGGGGTACCGTTCGAGGTGCCGGCCGGGCCGGAGCTGGCCGAGCGGTTGGACTCGGTCCTCGAGGTGGTCTACCTGATCTTCAACGAGGGCTACGCGGCCACCGCCGGGCGGGACTGGATGCGGCCCGAACTCTGCGAGGAGGCGCTGCGGCTGGGCCGGATCCTGGCGGGGCTGATGCCCGCGGCGGCGGAGGTGCACGGGCTGGTGGCGCTGCTGGAGATCCAGGCCTCCCGGTCGGCGGCCCGGCTGGCGCCGGACGGTGCGCCGGTGCTGCTGCTCGATCAGGACCGGGGCCGCTGGGACCAGTTGCTGGTCCGGCGCGGTCTGGCGGCGCTGGACCGGGCCGAGTCGCTGTCCGCGGCGGCGGGCGAACCGCTGGGCGACTACACGCTGCAGGCCGCGATCGCCGCCTGCCACGCCCGGGCGGTGCGGCCGGAGGAGACGGACTGGGTGCGGATCGCCGCGCTGTACGAGGCGCTGGCCCGGCGGGCGCCGTCGCCGGTGGTGGAGTTGAACCGGGCGGTGGCGCTGGGGATGGCCTTCGGTCCGGCCGCCGGCCTGGCCCTGGTCGAGGAGCTGACCGAGGAGCCGGCGCTGCGCGGCTACCACCTGTTGCCCGCGGTCCGCGGTGACCTGCTGGCCCGCTTGGGACGCGGCGCCGAGGCCCGGGTGGAGTTCGAGCGGGCGGCGGCGCTGACCCGCAACGAACGCGAGCGGGCGCTGCTGCTGGTCCGGGCGAAGGAGTGCGGGGCTTGATCCGGCTGGGCCGGATCCGGCCTGGTCAGGCCGCGTCGGCGAACCGCTGCCCGGCCCGGTAGCCGTCCGGCACGCCGCCCACCAGCAGCACGTCGCCGACCGAGTTGTCGGTGCGCAGCGGCAGGATCTCCCGGTAGGCGGGGGAGTCGTACCAGGCCTGGGCCCGCGCCAGGTCGGGGAACTCGATGATGATCAGGTCGCCGGCCCAGCTGCCCTCCCGAAGGTCGATCGGATTGCCGTGGATCAGGAAGCGGCCGCCGAAGAGGTCGAGGGTGGCGTCGATGCGCTGCAGGTACTCGATGATCTGCGGGCCGAAGTCGACCGAGTGCAGGTGGCCGAGGGCGTAGGCGGTCATGGTGTCCTCCGGGTCTGTGAGCTGTTTCGAACCGCTCGGTCCGATGGGAAGAACGCTACGGACCGGGCGCCGAGGGCGAATCAGTCAGCCGTAGGTAGCCTGTCCCGGTGATCGAACTGGTGCTCTTCGACTGTGACGGCGTGCTGGTGGACAGCGAGCGGATCGCGGTCCGGGTGCAGGCCGAGGTCGGCGCCGAACTGGGCTGGCCGCTGACCGAGGCCGAGGTGCTGGACCGGTTCGTCGGCAAGTCCACCGCCTCGATCGGCGAGCAGGTGGCCGAGCGACTCGGCGCGGCGGCGGCCGAGCGCTGGCAGCTGCGCTTCGAGGAGCTGCACCGGGCGGCCGTGGACCGGGAGTTGACCGCGGTGCCGGGTGTCGAGCAGGCGCTCGCCGGGCTGCGGCTGCCATCCTGCGTGGCGTCCAGCGGAAGTCACCTGAAGATGCGTCACACCCTGGGCCGGACCGGCCTGTACGGGTACTTCGAGGGCCGGATCTTCAGCGCCACCGAGGTCGCCCGGGGCAAGCCGTTCCCCGACCTGTTCCTGCACGCGGCCGAGCGGATGGGGGTGCGGCCGGAGCACTGCGTGGTGGTCGAGGACAGCAAGTACGGCGTCCGGGCGGCCCGGGCGGCCGGTATGCGGGCGCTGGGCTACGCGGGCGGGCTGACCCCGGCCGACTGGCTGGCCGAGGAGGGCGCGACGGTCTTCACCGACATGCGCGAGTTGCCCCGGCTGCTGGGCGAGCTGGCGTCGGCGGACCAGGCAGTGTCGCAGCCAGCAGACCAGGCGGCAGACCAGGCAGGGGACCAGCCGGCGGGCACGGTCGGCTACGCGGCCGCGGCCGACCGGCTGGTCGAGCAGTACGAGGGGGTGACCTTCGAGCAGGTCCACCGCCAGGTGCTGCACCTGCTGCCGCCCGTACCGGCCCGGGCGCTGGACCTGGGCGCGGGCACCGGCCGGGACGCCGCCGCGCTGGCCGCCCGCGGCTACGCGGTGACCGCCGCCGAACCCACCGCGGCGCTGCGCGCGCACGGCGAGCGCCTGCATCCGG from Kitasatospora azatica KCTC 9699 harbors:
- a CDS encoding YciI family protein, translated to MRFMMIVRSDEKTEAGELPSRELIEAMSRYNEELAKAGVLLAMDGLHPSSKGFRVSFDGAGRSTVTDGPFAEAKELIAGYWVIQVKTPEEAVEWARRVPYGDGGVLELRQVFEATDFPEEVFTPEAREREQVLIDELKRKQADH
- a CDS encoding RNA polymerase sigma factor — encoded protein: MTSSDPNATVAAVWRIESPRLIAGLTGLTRDLGVAEELAQDALVAALEQWPVEGVPRNPGAWLMTTAKRRAIDLIRRREVLARKLTELGHELAVTEPEPGPEQLVERADGIEDDLLRLVFTACHPVLSTEARVALTLRLLGGLTTEEIARAFLVPESTVAQRIVRAKRTLAKAGVPFEVPAGPELAERLDSVLEVVYLIFNEGYAATAGRDWMRPELCEEALRLGRILAGLMPAAAEVHGLVALLEIQASRSAARLAPDGAPVLLLDQDRGRWDQLLVRRGLAALDRAESLSAAAGEPLGDYTLQAAIAACHARAVRPEETDWVRIAALYEALARRAPSPVVELNRAVALGMAFGPAAGLALVEELTEEPALRGYHLLPAVRGDLLARLGRGAEARVEFERAAALTRNERERALLLVRAKECGA
- a CDS encoding DUF1330 domain-containing protein; translated protein: MTAYALGHLHSVDFGPQIIEYLQRIDATLDLFGGRFLIHGNPIDLREGSWAGDLIIIEFPDLARAQAWYDSPAYREILPLRTDNSVGDVLLVGGVPDGYRAGQRFADAA